A region from the Lentimonas sp. CC4 genome encodes:
- a CDS encoding DUF455 family protein: protein MAIQLQEFAKQVLFGTTIEEKLSFPREAIIDTQPGSAFTTPRELTRPKHLMLRDDGVSAKHPSQAKLVDERERGKLLHFFGNHELLATELMALAILKFPDAPASFRRGLLETLKDEQIHTRLYMHRMQQCGVEFGELPLSDYFWKSVSSMEDPLDYVTRLSLTFEQANLDYSREYAKVFNTVGDLATAKILDKIYHDEIDHVGFGLKWFRKWKASGKTDWEAYRERLVFPLSPARAKGNDFNSTGRLEAGLDSDFIQDLEIFQQSRGRTPSVHWFNPQAEQTAAANASTHAETPLQSDLAYLPAYLSRQDDLLIMSAQPTPEFLRQIQSYGFHLPEILLTRKNHAPVITRKINDLRPWAWTPDSVAFFQPHLDTVTQPRPADALWNDGIRELFSKSWSANWASKFTDDSPADWLAPCEVYGKPANNLDELLSLRAHYAALGYANIVCKAPFGTAANGIRCLLEGESIGAALDKWLHTIWAEQGSVLIEPWLERVYDFSVQFEQRDAGLKPLAFTRMVNNRRGQFSGIITNGFTKGLAPELTRFLMTRAANGRPRTFEHYESQIAPALAAELSTKQFQGPLGIDAFIYRDAEQQLRLKPVVEINPRTTMGRIAHALEQHNAAGTVGFFQIITRAQLKKSTASNFAEWAKQLTATHPIQLTDEPKPRIRSGSFPLTDPLQAKQFLAVYHVRESVDRLPL, encoded by the coding sequence ATGGCGATACAACTCCAAGAATTTGCCAAACAGGTGCTCTTCGGCACCACCATCGAAGAAAAACTCAGCTTCCCACGCGAGGCGATCATCGATACTCAACCAGGCAGCGCATTCACCACGCCTCGCGAACTCACCCGCCCCAAGCACCTCATGTTACGCGACGACGGCGTAAGCGCGAAACACCCCAGCCAAGCCAAACTCGTCGACGAGCGCGAACGCGGCAAACTGCTACATTTCTTCGGTAACCACGAGTTGCTCGCCACCGAGCTCATGGCGCTCGCCATCCTCAAATTCCCCGACGCGCCCGCCAGCTTTCGGCGCGGCTTACTCGAAACCCTAAAAGACGAGCAAATCCACACCCGCCTCTACATGCACCGCATGCAACAGTGCGGTGTCGAATTTGGAGAGTTACCACTTAGTGACTATTTTTGGAAAAGTGTCTCCTCGATGGAAGATCCACTGGACTACGTCACCCGCCTCTCGCTCACCTTCGAGCAGGCCAACCTCGATTACTCCCGTGAATATGCCAAAGTCTTCAACACCGTCGGCGACCTCGCGACCGCCAAGATCCTCGATAAGATCTACCACGACGAAATCGACCACGTCGGCTTCGGCCTCAAATGGTTTCGAAAATGGAAAGCATCCGGCAAGACCGACTGGGAGGCCTATCGCGAGCGCCTCGTATTTCCCCTCTCTCCTGCCCGCGCCAAGGGCAACGACTTCAATAGCACTGGACGCCTCGAAGCGGGGCTAGACTCGGACTTCATTCAAGACCTAGAAATCTTTCAGCAGTCCCGTGGTCGCACCCCCTCTGTCCACTGGTTCAACCCGCAGGCCGAGCAAACCGCCGCCGCAAATGCCTCAACGCACGCCGAGACGCCACTGCAAAGCGACCTCGCCTATCTGCCCGCCTACCTTTCACGCCAAGACGACCTGCTCATCATGTCAGCGCAGCCGACGCCCGAGTTTCTACGTCAAATCCAAAGCTACGGCTTTCACCTACCCGAGATCTTACTCACTCGAAAGAACCACGCGCCCGTCATCACCCGTAAAATCAACGATCTACGCCCCTGGGCCTGGACGCCCGATAGCGTCGCTTTCTTTCAACCACACCTCGATACCGTCACCCAACCCCGTCCAGCCGATGCACTCTGGAACGACGGCATCCGCGAACTTTTTTCCAAGAGCTGGAGTGCCAACTGGGCATCCAAATTCACCGACGACTCGCCAGCCGATTGGCTCGCCCCCTGCGAAGTTTACGGCAAGCCAGCCAACAACCTCGACGAACTGCTCTCCCTGCGCGCTCACTACGCCGCACTCGGCTACGCCAACATCGTCTGCAAAGCCCCCTTTGGCACCGCCGCCAATGGCATCCGTTGCCTACTCGAAGGCGAATCCATCGGTGCTGCCCTAGACAAATGGCTCCACACAATCTGGGCCGAGCAAGGCTCCGTCCTCATCGAGCCATGGCTCGAGCGCGTCTATGATTTCTCCGTGCAATTCGAGCAACGCGACGCCGGGCTCAAACCGCTCGCCTTCACCCGCATGGTCAACAACCGGCGCGGCCAGTTCAGCGGCATCATCACCAACGGCTTCACTAAAGGCCTCGCGCCTGAGCTCACCCGCTTCCTGATGACCCGCGCCGCCAACGGACGTCCCCGCACCTTTGAGCACTACGAAAGCCAAATCGCGCCCGCACTCGCAGCCGAACTCTCAACTAAACAATTCCAAGGCCCGCTCGGAATCGACGCCTTCATCTATCGCGACGCCGAGCAGCAGCTACGACTCAAGCCCGTCGTCGAGATCAACCCACGCACCACCATGGGGCGCATCGCCCACGCACTCGAGCAGCACAACGCCGCAGGCACCGTCGGCTTCTTCCAAATCATCACCCGCGCTCAACTCAAGAAAAGCACTGCCAGCAACTTCGCCGAATGGGCAAAGCAACTCACCGCGACACATCCCATCCAGCTCACCGACGAACCGAAACCGCGCATTCGCAGCGGCTCCTTCCCGCTGACCGACCCACTGCAGGCCAAACAATTCCTTGCAGTCTATCACGTGCGTGAATCCGTTGATCGCCTGCCGCTGTAG